A DNA window from Paenibacillus andongensis contains the following coding sequences:
- a CDS encoding helix-turn-helix transcriptional regulator yields the protein MFQLISPPMPHYITSGEDTYTVGGKHPARINIGVFDLLIVTKGCLYMEEESTPYTIPENHYAILRPDRSHRTATACREETHFYWLHFQTLGSWNEVDEQSSLTFPRTQNPYEQIAYFSFYLPRTGSLLTPEQTYTQMRQLLLLKSNPSLLSQWKQQQCFHNLLLSLQEEGGFAGNNPYLQIAEDAATFLRKHYQEPVKYKELAEALHFHINYIALCMKKTFGCTPLEYVTSYRLEQAKLLLIHTDETISKIAEESGFGSFPYFIRCFTKHTGTKPKQFRMQYRIK from the coding sequence ATGTTCCAACTCATTTCTCCGCCTATGCCCCATTACATTACCAGCGGTGAAGATACCTACACTGTAGGCGGCAAGCATCCGGCTCGCATAAATATAGGTGTATTCGATCTCCTTATCGTGACCAAAGGCTGTCTGTACATGGAAGAAGAATCAACGCCTTATACCATTCCCGAGAATCATTACGCTATCCTCCGCCCTGATCGTTCCCACCGTACGGCAACAGCTTGCCGGGAAGAGACCCACTTCTACTGGCTGCATTTCCAGACGTTAGGTAGCTGGAATGAGGTCGACGAACAATCATCACTTACCTTCCCGCGTACACAGAACCCTTACGAGCAGATCGCATATTTCTCTTTCTATTTGCCGAGAACCGGAAGCCTACTAACACCTGAACAGACATATACCCAAATGCGGCAGCTGCTGCTTTTAAAAAGTAATCCTTCTTTATTGTCTCAATGGAAACAACAGCAATGTTTTCATAACTTGCTCCTGAGCCTTCAAGAGGAGGGTGGTTTCGCCGGAAACAATCCTTACTTACAGATCGCAGAGGATGCCGCGACTTTCTTAAGGAAACATTATCAAGAACCAGTTAAGTATAAAGAATTAGCAGAAGCGCTCCATTTTCACATCAACTATATTGCCTTATGTATGAAAAAAACGTTTGGCTGCACGCCTCTCGAATATGTCACTAGCTATCGTTTGGAACAAGCAAAGCTTTTGCTCATCCACACGGATGAGACCATTAGTAAGATAGCTGAAGAATCGGGCTTTGGCTCCTTTCCCTACTTCATCCGCTGTTTTACCAAACATACGGGTACTAAGCCAAAACAATTCAGAATGCAGTACCGAATCAAGTGA
- a CDS encoding glycoside hydrolase family 127 protein, translating to MNLQQSVFEALPLGSIKPTGWIRNQLLIQANGLTGHLEEHWADVGPNNGWIGGDGESWERGPYYLDGLVPLAYLLEDEALIKKAKRWVEWTLSSQRENGLFGPERIKTVNSDVDKNQDWWHYMIMLKVLMQYEEATGDERVVPFLSCYFEYVHRTIEEQPLKGWAETRGSEMLLCLLWLYRRTSASSLLEIAQIVAKQTTDWTSVFHDFPFWRKVEHWDWTTHVVNVAMGLKTPGIRYLLSGDAREHAAVHRGIDSLMNYHGQAHGMFSGDEWLSGTHPSQGVEVCAVVEYMFTMENLVRIFGEGRFGDILEKVAFNALPATISPDWTSHQYDQQVNQVVCNVAARNWSNGPDANLFGLEPNFGCCTSNMHQGWPKLVSHLWMTDKHGGLVAVSYAPCSVKTLVGTGVKAQLQVSGEYPFRDLVKMELTLERSERFVVSLRVPQWCTAPRLTINGEDVSLQVADGYAKVEREWSNGDSILLHLPMEVRTLSRNLHAVSVERGPLVYALPVAENWQRIVERPMFHDWEVYPASPWKYGLMENTAFEVKEIEVPYQPFEASKAPVRLKVSGKLIHDWRMEGNNAGTPPMHPKVDKQPVVELDLVPYGSARLRIGEFPVIGKRQTRE from the coding sequence ATGAATCTACAGCAGTCTGTATTCGAAGCGTTGCCGCTTGGCAGCATTAAACCAACAGGTTGGATTCGGAATCAACTTCTCATTCAAGCCAATGGATTGACGGGGCACTTAGAAGAGCACTGGGCGGATGTCGGCCCCAATAACGGTTGGATCGGAGGAGATGGCGAAAGTTGGGAGCGTGGACCATACTATCTTGACGGTTTGGTGCCACTGGCTTATTTGCTCGAAGATGAGGCCTTAATAAAGAAAGCTAAGCGTTGGGTGGAATGGACGCTAAGTAGTCAGAGGGAAAATGGACTTTTTGGACCCGAGCGTATAAAAACGGTTAATTCGGACGTTGATAAGAATCAAGACTGGTGGCATTACATGATCATGTTGAAGGTGCTCATGCAATATGAGGAAGCGACAGGTGATGAACGAGTCGTTCCATTCCTGTCATGTTATTTTGAATACGTCCATCGTACAATCGAAGAGCAGCCGCTTAAGGGTTGGGCGGAAACACGCGGCTCAGAGATGCTGTTATGCCTTCTATGGTTATACCGACGAACATCCGCTAGTTCGCTGCTTGAAATCGCACAAATCGTTGCGAAGCAAACAACGGATTGGACAAGTGTTTTTCACGATTTCCCTTTTTGGAGGAAGGTGGAGCATTGGGACTGGACGACACATGTTGTTAATGTAGCGATGGGACTGAAAACACCGGGCATCCGCTATCTGCTGAGCGGTGATGCCAGGGAGCATGCTGCTGTCCATCGAGGGATTGATAGCCTGATGAACTATCATGGACAGGCACATGGCATGTTCTCAGGGGACGAATGGTTGTCTGGCACTCATCCGAGTCAGGGGGTGGAAGTATGCGCTGTTGTGGAATACATGTTCACGATGGAGAATTTAGTGCGTATTTTTGGTGAAGGACGATTCGGTGATATTCTGGAGAAAGTTGCTTTCAATGCATTGCCTGCAACAATCTCACCGGATTGGACATCCCATCAGTACGATCAGCAAGTGAATCAAGTAGTATGCAATGTTGCTGCACGAAATTGGAGTAACGGACCAGATGCTAATTTGTTCGGCCTAGAGCCCAACTTCGGATGCTGCACGTCGAATATGCACCAAGGCTGGCCAAAGCTCGTCTCTCATTTATGGATGACAGATAAGCATGGCGGACTTGTGGCTGTTTCTTACGCGCCTTGCTCCGTAAAGACACTAGTAGGAACAGGAGTTAAAGCTCAGCTTCAGGTTAGCGGAGAATATCCATTTCGCGACCTCGTCAAGATGGAGCTAACGTTGGAGAGATCGGAACGTTTTGTTGTCTCACTGCGTGTTCCGCAGTGGTGCACGGCTCCAAGGCTCACCATTAACGGGGAAGACGTATCATTGCAAGTCGCGGATGGCTACGCCAAAGTAGAGCGCGAATGGAGCAATGGGGATAGCATTCTTCTTCATCTGCCGATGGAAGTCCGCACGCTTTCCCGTAATTTGCACGCGGTAAGCGTAGAGCGAGGACCGCTTGTTTATGCGCTTCCGGTGGCAGAAAACTGGCAGCGTATAGTGGAACGTCCGATGTTCCACGATTGGGAAGTGTATCCGGCATCTCCGTGGAAGTATGGATTAATGGAAAACACAGCTTTTGAAGTAAAAGAAATAGAAGTTCCCTATCAACCTTTCGAGGCTTCCAAAGCACCGGTACGCTTGAAAGTCAGCGGCAAACTTATCCATGACTGGCGCATGGAAGGCAACAACGCGGGAACTCCTCCCATGCATCCGAAAGTGGATAAACAGCCTGTTGTAGAATTGGATTTAGTACCGTATGGCAGTGCAAGATTGCGAATCGGAGAGTTTCCTGTCATTGGCAAACGTCAAACGAGAGAGTGA
- the nagZ gene encoding beta-N-acetylhexosaminidase — protein MSKNRMSRSHTDLTEWTLRQKIGQMILCGFEGTSMSEDLENFIELNHIGGVIYFARNVQDTQQVALLSEQLQQVAKRSQNLPLWISIDQEGGMVARLTEGVALMPGQMALAAGALNATDGSKSAYEASFISGQELRTLGVNMNFAPVLDVNNNPDNPVIGVRSFGESPELVAEFGRQSMQGYQDAGVVATAKHFPGHGDTNVDSHLDLPTIEHAEARIRTVELVPFVESIKNGVDAIMSAHIYFPALESAKLPVTLSKSVLTGLLREELGFEGVIMTDCMEMNAISEHYGTASAAVMAVEAGADLVLISHSRDRQLAAITALERAVREERVTEARIDASVARLLALKERRGLFEARPSAGAAQEVGTAAHRAVAQRLSEASITLVKDEQKLLPLKRVKTLTVTVAAAVSSGVDETYAGPASLGAALAEHGLDVLDRVLPLPEVAASSAGLLAEAQQAEQIVIGTYNARFHPAQVELVRALQALGKPLVVVALRVPYDLLELPEISTFVAAYESRPLALHSAAKCLLGQLMPQGRLPVSLGQDYPAGWKWESGL, from the coding sequence ATGAGTAAGAATCGTATGAGCAGGAGTCATACAGACCTCACTGAATGGACGCTTCGGCAAAAAATCGGACAGATGATCCTTTGTGGATTTGAAGGCACGAGCATGAGCGAAGATCTGGAGAACTTTATTGAACTAAACCACATTGGCGGGGTCATTTACTTTGCTCGTAATGTGCAGGATACACAGCAAGTTGCTCTTTTGTCCGAGCAGCTCCAACAAGTCGCAAAACGGTCTCAGAATCTGCCGTTATGGATATCTATCGATCAAGAGGGCGGCATGGTGGCTCGCTTGACGGAAGGCGTGGCGTTAATGCCAGGGCAGATGGCACTGGCAGCGGGAGCTCTTAATGCGACTGACGGTTCAAAGTCTGCTTATGAGGCGTCCTTCATTTCAGGGCAGGAATTGCGAACGCTTGGTGTTAACATGAACTTCGCACCCGTTCTGGATGTGAATAATAATCCGGATAATCCCGTTATCGGTGTTCGGTCATTCGGGGAATCTCCGGAACTTGTGGCTGAATTTGGACGTCAGTCGATGCAAGGCTATCAGGATGCAGGGGTCGTTGCAACGGCCAAGCATTTCCCGGGACATGGTGATACGAACGTGGATTCGCACCTGGATTTACCAACGATCGAGCATGCTGAAGCGCGTATTCGTACGGTTGAATTGGTGCCTTTCGTTGAATCGATCAAGAACGGCGTGGATGCAATAATGTCAGCACATATTTATTTCCCTGCCTTAGAATCGGCTAAGTTGCCTGTTACTCTCTCGAAGTCGGTACTTACAGGACTTCTTCGCGAGGAGCTCGGCTTTGAGGGAGTTATCATGACTGACTGCATGGAAATGAACGCGATCTCCGAGCATTACGGCACAGCGTCGGCGGCTGTTATGGCGGTCGAAGCAGGAGCTGATCTCGTGCTGATCAGCCACAGCCGCGACCGCCAACTCGCGGCCATCACCGCGCTGGAGCGCGCGGTGCGCGAAGAGCGCGTTACCGAAGCGCGTATTGACGCTTCGGTCGCCCGTTTGCTCGCGCTCAAGGAGCGGCGCGGCTTGTTTGAAGCGCGGCCAAGTGCAGGGGCCGCGCAAGAGGTCGGGACCGCGGCGCACCGCGCGGTCGCTCAGCGCCTCAGCGAAGCGAGCATCACGCTCGTCAAAGACGAGCAGAAGCTGCTCCCGCTGAAGCGGGTGAAGACGCTCACGGTCACTGTGGCCGCAGCCGTTTCGTCGGGTGTCGACGAAACGTACGCGGGCCCCGCGAGCTTGGGGGCAGCGCTGGCCGAGCACGGCCTAGACGTGCTCGATCGCGTGCTGCCGCTGCCTGAGGTGGCAGCGAGCAGCGCTGGGCTGCTCGCCGAGGCGCAGCAGGCGGAGCAGATCGTCATCGGGACGTACAACGCCCGATTCCATCCCGCGCAGGTCGAGCTGGTGCGTGCCCTGCAGGCGCTCGGCAAGCCGCTTGTCGTTGTCGCACTGCGAGTGCCGTACGATTTGCTTGAGCTGCCGGAGATTTCAACCTTCGTCGCGGCTTACGAAAGCCGGCCGCTTGCTCTGCATAGCGCGGCCAAGTGCTTGCTAGGCCAGCTAATGCCGCAAGGCCGGCTGCCGGTTTCGCTCGGTCAAGACTATCCGGCAGGATGGAAATGGGAGAGTGGTTTGTGA
- a CDS encoding anhydro-N-acetylmuramic acid kinase gives MGEWFVMLRSLLNQTSLTVAGIMSGTSLDGIDVALVRIDGCGAHAKVEVLHFESFAYEDELREKLKELCSIEHSDVSLLCGMNFAIAERFADAVLRAAAAANIPMEQIDLISSHGQTVWHIPVADETKSFLPKSTLQIGDLSVLAKRTGRPVVGDFRTADMAVGGQGAPLAPYGDFIMFRHEEKGRILQNIGGIGNCTAIPASASTEANRLIAFDTGPGNMIMDQVVFELSQGRLTYDANGAWASIGFVDVELLNSMLAHPYFKLPPPKTTGRELFGKTYASSYLATALERGLSPEDIVATATSFTAHSIARAYNDFVLPEYNIAEVIVSGGGAHNQTLLRILRELLPKQSILTSDELGLSSDAKEAVLFALLGNDWIHGVPNNLPSATGAGRPTIMGKLALP, from the coding sequence ATGGGAGAGTGGTTTGTGATGCTGCGCTCCTTATTGAATCAAACGTCTCTGACGGTGGCTGGCATTATGTCAGGAACTTCCCTCGACGGGATTGACGTAGCGCTAGTCCGGATTGATGGCTGCGGCGCCCACGCGAAGGTCGAGGTGCTTCACTTTGAGAGCTTTGCCTATGAAGATGAATTACGGGAAAAGCTCAAAGAATTATGTTCCATCGAACATTCCGATGTGTCTCTACTATGCGGGATGAACTTCGCGATAGCGGAACGCTTTGCCGATGCAGTGCTGCGTGCGGCGGCAGCGGCAAACATTCCCATGGAGCAAATTGATCTCATCAGCTCTCATGGTCAAACGGTATGGCACATTCCAGTCGCGGATGAAACGAAATCATTTCTGCCGAAATCAACCCTGCAAATCGGCGATTTATCCGTCCTAGCAAAGCGCACGGGAAGACCTGTTGTGGGCGATTTCCGTACAGCGGATATGGCGGTTGGCGGTCAAGGTGCACCTCTTGCGCCTTACGGTGACTTTATTATGTTCCGACATGAGGAAAAGGGGCGTATTCTCCAAAATATCGGCGGTATTGGCAATTGCACCGCGATTCCGGCTTCCGCATCGACAGAAGCTAATCGTCTTATCGCCTTTGATACTGGACCCGGTAATATGATCATGGACCAAGTTGTCTTCGAGCTTTCACAGGGCAGGTTGACTTATGATGCGAATGGCGCATGGGCCTCTATCGGCTTTGTAGATGTAGAGCTGCTTAATAGCATGCTGGCACATCCCTACTTCAAGCTCCCTCCGCCCAAAACGACGGGGCGGGAGCTCTTTGGTAAAACGTATGCCTCCTCTTATTTGGCAACTGCTCTTGAGCGAGGATTATCTCCTGAAGACATCGTGGCGACAGCGACTTCATTTACCGCTCATTCCATCGCTCGTGCTTACAACGACTTTGTTCTTCCGGAGTATAACATTGCAGAAGTGATTGTTAGCGGGGGCGGGGCGCATAATCAGACGCTGCTCCGGATACTCCGAGAGCTGCTTCCGAAGCAATCCATTCTTACATCGGATGAACTTGGCTTATCGAGTGATGCCAAAGAAGCTGTCCTCTTTGCTTTGTTAGGCAACGATTGGATTCATGGCGTGCCTAATAATCTGCCATCTGCTACTGGAGCTGGGCGGCCAACGATTATGGGCAAGTTAGCTCTTCCTTAG